The following proteins come from a genomic window of Sorghum bicolor cultivar BTx623 chromosome 3, Sorghum_bicolor_NCBIv3, whole genome shotgun sequence:
- the LOC8060972 gene encoding RING-H2 finger protein ATL72, translating to MSVEQLHARRLLSHAAATAAPPAVQVQVSAEHAHAHAHAAAAPAFSSLNTTVITVLSLLLCGLVVVLAVHAVVRCAFRVTRRVCYGQDDEPPGGGGGGDALAAGSSSSSSSCQAGPRRKRGPRTGLPPWIVYSREVELTGCGAAECAICLTEFQQGDRVRALPRCNHGFHVRCIDRWLAARQTCPTCRRAPFAAKPSPSVPDRAEATEAAGQLRVHVEDGAGQQETQ from the coding sequence ATGAGCGTCGAACAGTTGCATGCAAGGAGGCTCCTGTCGCACGCCGCTGCCACGGCTGCCCCGCCGGCGGTGCAGGTGCAGGTGTCTGCCGAGCACGCACACGCGCACGCGCACGCAGCAGCAGCGCCGGCCTTCAGCTCGCTGAACACGACGGTGATCACGGTGCTGTCGCTACTCCTGTGCGGCCTGGTGGTCGTGCTCGCGGTGCACGCGGTCGTCCGGTGCGCGTTCCGCGTCACGCGCCGCGTGTGCTACGGCCAGGACGACGAGccccccggcggcggcggcggcggggatgcGTTGGCGgcgggctcctcctcctcctcctcctcctgccagGCCGGCCCCAGGAGGAAGCGCGGGCCGCGAACCGGGCTGCCCCCGTGGATAGTCTACTCCCGCGAAGTGGAGCTCACTGGGTGTGGCGCGGCGGAATGCGCCATCTGCCTGACGGAGTTCCAGCAAGGGGACCGCGTGCGCGCGCTGCCGCGCTGCAACCACGGCTTCCACGTGCGGTGCATCGACCGCTGGCTCGCCGCGCGGCAGACGTGCCCCACGTGCAGGCGGGCGCCGTTCGCCGCTAAACCCTCCCCCTCCGTGCCGGACAGGGCGGAGGCGACGGAGGCCGCCGGGCAGCTTCGGGTGCACGTTGAAGACGGGGCCGGGCAGCAGGAGACTCAATAG